In Allomuricauda ruestringensis DSM 13258, the following proteins share a genomic window:
- the msrA gene encoding peptide-methionine (S)-S-oxide reductase MsrA, which produces MKIVRTPFLILLLLASISCQPKNKSGKQEVAQKEESDTHLETKLTSEQLQEYETAYFASGCFWCVEAIFESVKGVKEVYSGYSGGSEKNPTYEQVSYGRTHHAEAVEVYYDPDVISFMQLVQVFFGSHDPTTLNRQGPDRGTQYRSIAFYKNDKEKKIIQDYIDKLEAENVYGNRPIVTEVEPFEKFYKAEEYHQDYEKRNPNNSYIQNVSIPRLNRFKKNFKSYLKEDVH; this is translated from the coding sequence ATGAAAATCGTGAGAACTCCATTTTTAATTCTGCTATTATTGGCATCCATAAGTTGTCAGCCCAAAAATAAATCGGGCAAGCAGGAAGTTGCCCAAAAAGAAGAATCCGACACTCATTTGGAGACCAAATTGACTTCAGAGCAACTCCAGGAATACGAGACCGCTTATTTTGCCAGTGGATGCTTTTGGTGTGTTGAAGCCATTTTTGAGAGCGTAAAAGGCGTTAAGGAAGTGTATTCAGGGTATTCCGGAGGTTCGGAGAAAAACCCGACCTACGAACAGGTTTCATATGGTAGAACCCATCATGCGGAGGCGGTAGAGGTATATTATGACCCAGATGTAATCTCGTTCATGCAGTTGGTTCAGGTATTTTTTGGCTCCCACGACCCAACCACCCTTAACAGGCAAGGACCTGACCGTGGTACACAATACCGTTCCATCGCTTTTTATAAAAACGATAAGGAAAAAAAGATCATTCAAGACTATATTGACAAACTGGAAGCCGAAAATGTTTATGGCAATCGCCCTATTGTAACAGAAGTGGAACCTTTTGAAAAGTTTTACAAAGCGGAAGAGTACCATCAGGATTACGAAAAACGAAATCCAAATAACAGTTACATTCAAAATGTTTCGATTCCCAGATTAAATCGTTTTAAAAAGAATTTTAAATCCTACCTAAAAGAAGATGTCCACTAA
- a CDS encoding RNA polymerase sigma factor, translating into MKLYHQYCDGMFCVAMRFLKNADDAEDVLQDSFIKAFQRIEQFKGDVTFGAWLKRIVVNGSIDFLKSKHQRTVELNESYLQVAEEDDWSVEEGISIEQVTGAIEELPQKYKYVVQLFLVEGYDHSEIAEILNITETASRTRLLRGKAQLKEKLKDLAYGT; encoded by the coding sequence ATGAAACTGTACCATCAGTATTGCGATGGTATGTTTTGTGTGGCCATGCGATTTCTTAAAAATGCTGATGATGCGGAGGATGTATTGCAGGACTCGTTTATAAAGGCTTTTCAGCGGATTGAACAGTTTAAGGGAGATGTTACGTTCGGGGCCTGGTTAAAGAGAATTGTAGTGAACGGCAGTATCGACTTTTTAAAATCGAAACACCAACGTACGGTTGAGTTGAACGAAAGTTACTTGCAGGTGGCAGAAGAGGATGATTGGTCCGTGGAGGAAGGAATTTCCATTGAACAAGTAACGGGAGCTATTGAAGAACTGCCCCAAAAATACAAATATGTAGTGCAATTGTTCTTGGTAGAAGGGTACGATCATTCGGAAATAGCTGAAATTTTGAACATTACAGAGACAGCATCCAGAACCCGATTGTTAAGAGGAAAAGCACAATTGAAAGAAAAATTAAAAGATTTGGCCTATGGCACGTGA